The genomic interval CGACGCGGAGGCGGGACGATGACGACCGCGGCAGTGACGGCCGACGGACGTCGGACGAAGGCGAAACCGGCCACGATGGCGCAGGCCCTCGGGCGCGCGCTCCGCGACTCGATGGCAGAGGACCCCACCGTCCATGTGCTCGGTGAGGACGTGGGCACGCTCGGCGGGGTCTTCCGGATCACCGACGGGCTGGCGAAGGAGTTCGGCGACGACCGCTGCACGGACACCCCGCTGGCCGAGGCGGGCATCCTCGGCGCGGCCGTCGGCATGGCGATGTACGGGCTGCGGCCCGTGGTGGAGATGCAGTTCGACGCGTTCGCCTACCCGGCGTTCGAGCAGCTGATGAGCCATGTCGCGAAGATGCGCAACCGCACCGGCGGGGCCATGCCGCTGCCCATCACCGTGCGGGTGCCGTACGGCGGCGGGATCGGCGGGGTCGAGCACCACAGCGACTCCTCCGAGGCGTACTACATGGCCACCCCCGGCCTGCACGTCGTCACCCCGGCCACGGTCGACGACGCGTACGGGCTGCTGAGGGAGTCGATCGCCTCGGACGACCCGGTGATCTTCCTGGAGCCCAAGCGGCTCTACTGGTCCAAGGCCGACTGGTCGCCCGAGGCTCCCGCCGCGGTCGAGCCGATCGGCAAGGCCGTGGTGCGCCGTCCCGGGCGCAGCGCCACACTGATCACGTACGGGCCCTCCCTGCCGGTCTGCATGGAGGCCGCCGAGGCGGCGCTCGCCGAGGGCTGGGACCTCGAAGTGGTGGACCTGCGCTCATTGGTGCCGTTCGACGACGAGACGGTGGCCGCTTCGGTGCGGCGCACCGGGCGCGCGGTCGTCGTCCATGAATCGCCCGGATTCGGTGGGCCCGGCGGTGAGATCGCCGCCCGGATCACCGAGCGGTGCTTCCACCATCTGGAGGCTCCGGTGCTGCGGGTGGCCGGGTTCGACATCCCCTACCCGCCGCCCATGCTGGAGCGGCACCATCTGCCGGGAGTGGACCGGGTGCTCGACGCGGTGGCCCGGTTGCAGTGGGAGGCGGACAGCTGATGGCCAAGGTGCTCGAGTTCAAGCTTCCGGACCTCGGTGAGGGACTGACCGAGGCGGAGATCGTCCGCTGGCTGGTGGAGGTCGGCGACGTCGTCGTCATCGACCAGCCCGTCGTCGAGGTCGAGACGGCCAAGGCCATGGTGGAGGTGCCCTGCCCCTACGGGGGCGTGGTGACCGCGCGGTTCGGGGAGGAGGGCACGGAACTTCCCGTCGGCGCACCGCTGCTGACGGTCGCCGTCGGAGCGCCGGAGGGGCTGGATCTCTCCGGGGCATCCCCGTCCTCCGCCGCATCCTCCGTCTCCGCCACGGAGACCTCGGGCGGCTCGGGGAACGTGCTCGTGGGGTACGGGACGGGCGCACCCGCCGCGCGGCGTCGGCGCATCAGGCCGGACCGACTCGACCGGACGGTCGCCCAGGCCCCGGGGCCCGACGCGCCGGCATGCGACGCTCCGGTGCCCGACGCACCCGCGCTCGCCCCGGCCGTGTCCGTCACCGCTCCCGCGACCGCTGCCGTCGAGACCGCTCCCGCGACCGCTGCCGCCGAGACCGCTCCCGCGGGTGGGGCTGTCGCCGTGGTGAACGGGCAGGGGCCCGTGCCGGTGGTCTCACCTCTGGTACGCCGGCTGGCCCGGCAGCACGACATCGATCTGCGGCGGCTGGCGGGCTCGGGTCCCGACGGGCTGATCCTGCGCGCCGACGTCGACGGCGCGATCCGGCAGGCGGAGGAGACCGCGGCGGTGACGGCACGTGTGGCCCAGGCACCGGCACCGGGCCAGACGCCAGCCCAGGCATCAGCCCAGAAGCCAGCCCAGGCACCTGCGGCTCCCGCTCCGCCGGCCGCCGAACGGATTCCGCTGCGCGGGGTGCGCGGAGCGGTCGCCGACAAGCTGTCGCGGAGCCGGACCGAGATCCCGGACGCCACCTGCTGGGTCGACGCCGACGCCACCGAGCTGATGGCGGCCAGGGCCGCGATGAACGCCGCCACGGGCCCGTCCGCCGGACCCAAGGTGTCGGTCCTGGCCCTGCTGGCGAGGATCTGCACGGCGGCACTGGCCCGTTTCCCCGAGCTCAACTCCACCGTGGACACGGAGGCCCGGGAGATCGTCCGGCTGCCCGGCGTGCACCTCGGGTTCGCGGCCCAGACCGAGCGGGGCCTCGTCGTTCCCGTCGTCCGGGACGGGCACACCCGCAACGTCGAGTCGATCGGGGCCGAGATCGCCCGGCTGACCGAGCTGGCGCGGACCGGGAAGCTGAGCCCGGCCCAGCTGACCGGAGGCACGTTCACGCTGAACAACTACGGGGTGTTCGGCGTCGACGGTTCGACGCCGATCATCAACCACCCGGAAGCGGCGATGCTCGGCGTCGGCCGGATCATGCCCAAGCCGTGGGTGCACCGGGGCGAACTGGCCGTACGTCAGGTCGTCCAGCTGTCCCTCACCTTCGACCACCGGGTGTGCGACGGCGGAACCGCCGGCGGCTTCCTCCGGTATGTGGCGGACTGCGTGGAGCAGCCGGCGGTGCTGCTGCGCACCCTGTAGCCGACCGGTCGGCTTCCCGCCGGACGCGCCCCTCAGGGACCGGACCTTCCGGCCACCCCGGCGGGGGCGTCGCTCAGGGCCGCCGCCCATACTCGACGTATGACCGCCTATGACGTGATCGTCCTTGCCGGCGGGGCCGCGAAGCGGCTCGGCGGCGCCGACAAGCCAGGAGTCAGGGTGGGCGGCCGGGCGCTGCTCGACCGGGTGCTCGCGGCGTGCGACGGCGCGGCGCTCACCGTCGTGGTGGGCGGTCGTCGCGCCACCGCCAGACCGGTGCTCTGGACCCGGGAAGTGCCCGAGGGCGGCGGGCCGTTGGCGGCGCTGGGGGCCGGGCTGCGGCTGACGACGGCGGAGCGCGTTCTCGTCCTCTCCGCCGACCTTCCGTTCCTCGGCGCGGGGACGGTCGACACGCTGCTCGCCGCGGCCGGACAACCCGGCCGGGAAGGGGCCCTGTGCACCGACCCCGACGGGCGTGACCAGCCGCTGGTGGCCGCCTACCGTGCCGAGCCGCTCCGCCGGGAGCTGGCCCTGCTCGCCACCGAGTACGGGGGCCTTGCCGGGCTGCCGCTCCGGCTTCTGACGGCGGAGCTCGATCTCGCCCGGGTCGACGCGGGCCCCGACGCCGCGTTCGACTGCGACACTTGGGACGACATCGCCGCCGCCAGAGCCCGGATCAGGGAGCATGGGGCTGTGCTGGACGAATGGATCACCTCGGTCAAGAACGAACTGGGAATCGAACTCGACGTCGACACCGGTGTCCTGCTCGACCTCGCCCGTGACGCCGCGCACGGAGTGGCCCGCCCCGCCGCACCGCTCACGACCTTCCTGGTCGGGTACGCGGCCGCCAGGGCGAGCGCAGGCGCGGGTCCCGACGAGGCCGCGGCAGCGGTCGCGGAGGCCGCTCGCAAGGCCACCGCCCTGGCTCTGCGCTGGGAAGCGGAAGTGAGCCCGGAGGCGAACGCGGAGGCCAACGCGGAGACGAAGCCCGACGCGGGGCGCGAAGGGACCGGGACACCATGACCGGCCCCGACCCGGTCGGCCCCGGTCGCTCCCGCCGCGACCCGGACGACCTCGCGCGTGCGGAGGCGGAGCGGGCCGTCGAGCAGGCGCTCGCCCTGGTCGGCGGGGCGCGATCCGGCCCGGGCCGGGACCACGACCGCCGAGGGGACGACGCCTCCGCGGGCGACCCGCGCGGTGACGCGAACGACGCCTCCACCGGCAGCCCCCACTCCACCCTGAACAGCGCCAACAGCGCCACCCCGGGCGGCGCCACTCCGACCGGTGCCCCGCCCCCGCACCCGTCGCCGCCCCCGCCCCCGCCCCTCTCCTGGGACCGGGCGCGGGCGGTCGCGGCGCGGGCCGGGCGGGCGGGTCCGCTCGCGATGATCCGGTTGCCGCTCGACCGAGCACTCGGGCACGTGCTGGCCGAGCCGCTCGGCGCGCTCACCGATCTGCCGTCCTTCGACACCTCGGCCATGGACGGCTGGGCGGTCGCGGGGCCGGGGCCCTGGGTGTTCGGGGCCGGGGCGGGGCTCCTCGCCGGACGTGGCCCCGGCACCGCGCTGCCCGACGGCACCGCCGTACGGATCGCCACCGGCGCCCGCGTCCCGCCCGACACCACGGCGGTCATCCGCAGCGAGCACGCGCACGCCGACGAGGCCAAGGGGCTGCTGCACGCCCGGCGGCCGGTGGCCGCCGGGCAGGACATCAGGCCCCGGGGCCAGGAGTGCCGCTCGGGCGAGCAGCTCGTCCCGGCCGGGACGGTCGTGACCCCGGCCGTGCTCGGTCTCGCCGCGGCCGCCGGGTACGACGCGCTGCCCGCCGTCCCCCGTACGCGCGTCGACATCCTCGTCCTCGGCGACGAACTGCTGGCCTCCGGCCTGCCGCACGACGGGCTCATCCGGGACGCCCTCGGCCCCATGCTCGGCCCTTGGCTACGGGCGCTGGGCGCCGAGGTCTCCGGGCCCCACCGTCTCGGCGACGACGCGGAAGCGCTGCGCGACGCCCTCACCGCCTCCGACGCCGACCTGATCGTCACCACCGGCGGCACCGCCTCCGGCCCGGTCGACCATGTGCATCGGGTCCTCGACGCCCTCGGGGCCGAACTCCTGGTGGACGGGGTCGCCGTCCGCCCCGGCCACCCCATGCTGCTGGCACGGCTGCCGGCTCCAACACAGCCGGAGCGACAGCCAGTGCGGCAGCCGGAGGGACCGCCGAACGGACAGCCGCAGGGGCAGTCGCAGGGGCAGTCGCAGGGCCCGCCGGACGGGCCCTATCTGGTCGGGCTGCCCGGCAACCCGCTCGCGGCCGTATCAGGCCTGCTGACGCTCGCGGAGCCGCTGCTCGCGGGGATCGCGGGCCGCCCCGCCCAGGACGCGTACCGGGCCCTCGTCCATGCCGAGGTACACGGACATCCGCACGACACCCGCCTCGTCCCCGTGGTCCACCGCGCGGGCCAGGCTGGGGGCCGGGACCATGTCGCGCCGCTGCGCTACAACGGCCCCGCGATGCTGCGGGGAATCGCCGCGGCGGACGGGCTGGCCGTGGTGGTGCCGGGCGGGGTACGGTCCGGCACCGAGGTGGAGATTCTGGATCTCCCATGGGCCCCGGCGACGCCGTGGACGGAAGGGTGTTTCACGTGAAACTTCCCGGCCACGATGCGATGGCCAGGCGAGCGGACGAACTGGTCGTGCCGACCCGGGTGATGCTGCCCCGCCGGGTCGTCGACGGCCCGGCCCGTCAGGTCGGCAAGCGCCTGCTGATGGCGCTGCTCGTACTGACCGCGACCGTGCTGATCGTCTGGCTCGACCGCGGCGGCTACAACGACAACGCCGACGGCAAGGTCGATCTGCTCGACGCGATCTACTACGCGACGGTCACCCTCTCCACCACCGGGTACGGCGACATCACGCCGTTCAGCGACGGGGCCAGGCTGATCAACGTGGTGCTCGTGACACCGCTGCGCGTGCTCTTCCTGATCATCCTGGTCGGTACCACTCTCGAAGTCCTCACGGAACGGACCCGCGAGGACTTCCGGCTGAAGCGTTGGAGATCCAACTTGCGTGACCACACCGTCGTCGTCGGCTTCGGTACGAAGGGCCGCTCGGCGATCCTGACTCTCTGCACCACCGGCCTGCGGAAGGACCAGATCGTCGTCGTCGACCCGGCCACCAAGGTGATCGAGGCCGCCAACGCCGAGGGCTTCACCGGCGTGCTCGGCGACGCCACCCGGAGCGATGTCCTGCTGCGCGCCGAGCTCCAGAAGGCGCGTCAGATCATCATCGCCACCCAGCGCGACGACACCGCCGTCCTGGTCGCCCTGACCGCACGACAGCTGAACCGTGGGGCGAAGATCGTGGCGGCGGTGCGCGAGGAGGAGAACGCTCCCCTGCTGCGGCAGTCCGGCGCCGACGCCGTGATCACCAGCGCCAGTGCTGCCGGGCGGCTGCTCGGCCTCTCCGTCCTCAGCCCCAGCGCGGGCACCGTGATGGAGGACCTGATCCAGCAGGGCAGCGGCCTCGACCTGGTGGAACGGCCGGTCATAAAGGCCGAGGTGGGCAAGAACGTACGGGAGACGGACGACCTCGTCGTCAGCGTCCTGCGCGGGCACCGGCTGCTCGGCTACGACGACCCGGCGGCCAGCCCGTTGCAGCTGACGGACCGGGTCATCACCATCGTGCGGAAGAGCCCCAGCTCCGTCTCCGCGCAGAACAACTCGATGCCGCCGCGTCCCTGAACGCACGCCGTGCCGGAGTAGCCTCGCGGCCATGTATGCGATCACGATTCCCGAACCCGGCGGCCCCGAGGCGCTCGTGTGGGCCGAGGTGCCCGATCCCGTACCCGGCGACGGCGAGGTCCTCGTCGAGGTCGTCGCCTCCGCCGTGAACCGCGCCG from Streptomyces sp. CA-278952 carries:
- a CDS encoding alpha-ketoacid dehydrogenase subunit beta; the protein is MTTAAVTADGRRTKAKPATMAQALGRALRDSMAEDPTVHVLGEDVGTLGGVFRITDGLAKEFGDDRCTDTPLAEAGILGAAVGMAMYGLRPVVEMQFDAFAYPAFEQLMSHVAKMRNRTGGAMPLPITVRVPYGGGIGGVEHHSDSSEAYYMATPGLHVVTPATVDDAYGLLRESIASDDPVIFLEPKRLYWSKADWSPEAPAAVEPIGKAVVRRPGRSATLITYGPSLPVCMEAAEAALAEGWDLEVVDLRSLVPFDDETVAASVRRTGRAVVVHESPGFGGPGGEIAARITERCFHHLEAPVLRVAGFDIPYPPPMLERHHLPGVDRVLDAVARLQWEADS
- a CDS encoding dihydrolipoamide acetyltransferase family protein; its protein translation is MAKVLEFKLPDLGEGLTEAEIVRWLVEVGDVVVIDQPVVEVETAKAMVEVPCPYGGVVTARFGEEGTELPVGAPLLTVAVGAPEGLDLSGASPSSAASSVSATETSGGSGNVLVGYGTGAPAARRRRIRPDRLDRTVAQAPGPDAPACDAPVPDAPALAPAVSVTAPATAAVETAPATAAAETAPAGGAVAVVNGQGPVPVVSPLVRRLARQHDIDLRRLAGSGPDGLILRADVDGAIRQAEETAAVTARVAQAPAPGQTPAQASAQKPAQAPAAPAPPAAERIPLRGVRGAVADKLSRSRTEIPDATCWVDADATELMAARAAMNAATGPSAGPKVSVLALLARICTAALARFPELNSTVDTEAREIVRLPGVHLGFAAQTERGLVVPVVRDGHTRNVESIGAEIARLTELARTGKLSPAQLTGGTFTLNNYGVFGVDGSTPIINHPEAAMLGVGRIMPKPWVHRGELAVRQVVQLSLTFDHRVCDGGTAGGFLRYVADCVEQPAVLLRTL
- a CDS encoding DUF6457 domain-containing protein, translated to MTAYDVIVLAGGAAKRLGGADKPGVRVGGRALLDRVLAACDGAALTVVVGGRRATARPVLWTREVPEGGGPLAALGAGLRLTTAERVLVLSADLPFLGAGTVDTLLAAAGQPGREGALCTDPDGRDQPLVAAYRAEPLRRELALLATEYGGLAGLPLRLLTAELDLARVDAGPDAAFDCDTWDDIAAARARIREHGAVLDEWITSVKNELGIELDVDTGVLLDLARDAAHGVARPAAPLTTFLVGYAAARASAGAGPDEAAAAVAEAARKATALALRWEAEVSPEANAEANAETKPDAGREGTGTP
- a CDS encoding molybdopterin molybdotransferase MoeA — its product is MTGPDPVGPGRSRRDPDDLARAEAERAVEQALALVGGARSGPGRDHDRRGDDASAGDPRGDANDASTGSPHSTLNSANSATPGGATPTGAPPPHPSPPPPPPLSWDRARAVAARAGRAGPLAMIRLPLDRALGHVLAEPLGALTDLPSFDTSAMDGWAVAGPGPWVFGAGAGLLAGRGPGTALPDGTAVRIATGARVPPDTTAVIRSEHAHADEAKGLLHARRPVAAGQDIRPRGQECRSGEQLVPAGTVVTPAVLGLAAAAGYDALPAVPRTRVDILVLGDELLASGLPHDGLIRDALGPMLGPWLRALGAEVSGPHRLGDDAEALRDALTASDADLIVTTGGTASGPVDHVHRVLDALGAELLVDGVAVRPGHPMLLARLPAPTQPERQPVRQPEGPPNGQPQGQSQGQSQGPPDGPYLVGLPGNPLAAVSGLLTLAEPLLAGIAGRPAQDAYRALVHAEVHGHPHDTRLVPVVHRAGQAGGRDHVAPLRYNGPAMLRGIAAADGLAVVVPGGVRSGTEVEILDLPWAPATPWTEGCFT
- a CDS encoding potassium channel family protein, which encodes MGPGDAVDGRVFHVKLPGHDAMARRADELVVPTRVMLPRRVVDGPARQVGKRLLMALLVLTATVLIVWLDRGGYNDNADGKVDLLDAIYYATVTLSTTGYGDITPFSDGARLINVVLVTPLRVLFLIILVGTTLEVLTERTREDFRLKRWRSNLRDHTVVVGFGTKGRSAILTLCTTGLRKDQIVVVDPATKVIEAANAEGFTGVLGDATRSDVLLRAELQKARQIIIATQRDDTAVLVALTARQLNRGAKIVAAVREEENAPLLRQSGADAVITSASAAGRLLGLSVLSPSAGTVMEDLIQQGSGLDLVERPVIKAEVGKNVRETDDLVVSVLRGHRLLGYDDPAASPLQLTDRVITIVRKSPSSVSAQNNSMPPRP